The proteins below are encoded in one region of Brevundimonas fontaquae:
- a CDS encoding DMT family protein: MPLTAYIAPIVMLCLSNVFMTFAWYGHLKFDHKPLWILVMASWGIAFFEYWLAVPANRIGIQVYSPAELKTMQEVITLLVFAGFSVLYLGEKLTVNHLVGFAFIALGAFFIFKGPLGG; the protein is encoded by the coding sequence CGCCCCCATCGTCATGTTGTGCCTGTCGAACGTCTTCATGACCTTCGCCTGGTACGGCCATCTGAAGTTCGATCACAAGCCGCTGTGGATCCTGGTCATGGCCAGCTGGGGCATCGCCTTCTTCGAATACTGGCTGGCGGTGCCGGCCAACCGCATCGGCATCCAGGTCTATTCGCCGGCCGAGCTGAAGACGATGCAGGAGGTGATCACCCTGTTGGTCTTCGCCGGCTTTTCGGTCCTGTATCTGGGCGAGAAGCTGACGGTGAACCATCTGGTCGGCTTCGCCTTCATCGCGCTTGGGGCCTTCTTCATCTTCAAGGGGCCGCTGGGCGGCTGA
- a CDS encoding DMT family transporter, which produces MSWVMSINPWATLVVAGLLEVLWASGLKNVGVSRPWTSLAVLIALAGSMILLWVATQKLPIGTAYAVWTGIGAVGAAVVGVLVYGEPATAIRAVCILLIVAGIVGLKLFSGAAA; this is translated from the coding sequence ATGTCCTGGGTGATGTCGATCAATCCGTGGGCGACGCTGGTCGTCGCCGGTCTGCTGGAAGTGCTTTGGGCCTCTGGGCTCAAGAATGTGGGCGTCAGCCGGCCGTGGACCTCGCTGGCGGTTCTGATCGCGCTGGCGGGCAGCATGATCCTGTTGTGGGTCGCCACGCAGAAGCTGCCGATCGGCACGGCCTATGCGGTCTGGACCGGCATCGGGGCGGTGGGCGCGGCGGTGGTGGGCGTCCTGGTCTATGGCGAGCCGGCGACGGCGATCAGGGCCGTGTGCATCCTGCTGATCGTGGCGGGCATCGTCGGACTGAAACTGTTTTCGGGAGCGGCGGCATGA
- the thiD gene encoding bifunctional hydroxymethylpyrimidine kinase/phosphomethylpyrimidine kinase, giving the protein MSALHQGRVLILAGSDSGGGAGIQADIKAVTMMGGFAATAITAITVQNTLGVHGVHPLPLDLIAAQARAVLEDIGTDAVKTGMLGSVEVVETVAALLDEADAPTVVDPVMVAKGGHPLLPDAAVEAVKRLMIPRATLLTPNAPEAEALTGFAVHDLDGQRRAGEALLTMGARAVLMKGGHVPGATVIDLLLTPDGETALEADRVDTRHTHGTGCTLASACAAGLAMGRPLEVAVAEAWAYVGEAIRRAPGLGGGHGPLDHGWPVRG; this is encoded by the coding sequence ATGAGCGCGCTTCATCAAGGACGCGTCTTGATCCTGGCCGGGTCCGACAGCGGCGGGGGCGCGGGCATCCAGGCCGACATCAAGGCCGTGACGATGATGGGCGGGTTCGCCGCCACCGCCATTACGGCCATCACGGTGCAGAACACCCTGGGGGTTCACGGGGTCCATCCGCTGCCGCTGGATCTGATCGCGGCCCAGGCGCGGGCCGTGCTGGAGGACATTGGGACCGATGCGGTCAAGACCGGCATGCTGGGCTCGGTCGAAGTGGTCGAGACGGTCGCGGCCCTGCTGGACGAGGCGGACGCCCCGACGGTGGTCGATCCGGTCATGGTGGCCAAGGGCGGCCATCCCCTGTTGCCGGATGCGGCGGTAGAGGCGGTGAAGCGGCTGATGATCCCGCGCGCGACCCTGCTGACGCCCAATGCGCCCGAGGCCGAGGCCCTGACAGGCTTTGCGGTGCATGATCTGGACGGCCAGCGCCGGGCGGGCGAGGCCCTGCTGACCATGGGCGCGCGGGCGGTGTTGATGAAGGGCGGCCATGTGCCGGGAGCGACGGTGATCGACCTTCTGCTGACGCCCGACGGCGAGACGGCGCTGGAGGCCGACCGCGTCGACACCCGCCACACCCACGGCACCGGCTGCACCCTGGCCAGCGCCTGTGCGGCCGGGCTGGCGATGGGGCGGCCGCTGGAGGTCGCGGTGGCCGAAGCCTGGGCCTATGTCGGCGAGGCGATCCGCCGGGCGCCAGGCCTGGGCGGCGGACACGGGCCGCTGGATCACGGCTGGCCGGTGCGGGGATGA
- a CDS encoding DUF983 domain-containing protein, with protein sequence MTDYPRLSTLKTGLACRCPRCGKGPLFKGYLTLQKECPACGLSYAFADPADGPAFFVMTAVGVVGMILLMVFDFTVHPPIWVHLVVTLPILVALCLGCLRPFKAWLVAEQYVHKAAPPEFSSNGKHGPF encoded by the coding sequence ATGACCGATTATCCGCGCCTCAGCACCCTGAAGACCGGCCTGGCCTGTCGCTGCCCCCGCTGCGGCAAGGGTCCGCTGTTCAAGGGCTATCTGACGCTTCAGAAGGAATGTCCCGCGTGCGGGCTCAGCTACGCCTTCGCCGATCCGGCGGACGGCCCAGCCTTCTTCGTCATGACGGCCGTCGGGGTGGTGGGGATGATCCTGCTGATGGTGTTCGACTTCACCGTCCACCCGCCGATCTGGGTGCATCTGGTGGTGACCCTGCCGATCCTGGTCGCCCTGTGCCTGGGCTGCCTGCGCCCCTTCAAGGCCTGGCTGGTCGCCGAACAATATGTCCACAAGGCCGCCCCGCCCGAGTTCTCCTCGAACGGCAAGCACGGGCCTTTCTGA
- a CDS encoding nucleotidyltransferase family protein → MSELEAELAALVRADAGLMHVLTTVRALELPDWRLVSGAVYQAVWNAMTGRPAGYGVKDYDLAYFDGSDLSYEAEDVVIKRVAAAFDEPVRSQVEVRNQARVHLWFQNRFGEPYAPLHSTDEALGRFVAPTFAVGVRLEADDSLSVAAPFGLEDVFALTIRPNPNRPVAKGWAKAVDSARARWPELTVIEP, encoded by the coding sequence ATGAGCGAGCTGGAGGCGGAACTGGCGGCCCTCGTGCGCGCCGACGCTGGCCTGATGCACGTCCTGACGACGGTCAGGGCGCTGGAGCTGCCCGACTGGCGGCTGGTGTCGGGGGCGGTCTATCAGGCCGTATGGAACGCCATGACGGGGCGGCCGGCGGGCTATGGGGTCAAGGACTACGACCTGGCCTATTTCGACGGTTCGGACCTGTCCTACGAGGCCGAGGACGTCGTCATCAAACGCGTCGCCGCCGCCTTCGACGAACCGGTCCGCAGCCAGGTCGAGGTCCGCAACCAGGCGCGGGTGCACCTGTGGTTCCAGAACCGGTTCGGCGAACCCTATGCGCCGTTGCATTCGACGGATGAGGCCCTGGGGCGGTTCGTTGCGCCGACCTTTGCGGTCGGGGTGCGGCTGGAGGCCGACGACAGCCTCAGCGTCGCCGCGCCGTTCGGGCTGGAGGATGTGTTCGCCCTGACGATCCGGCCCAACCCGAACCGGCCGGTGGCCAAGGGCTGGGCCAAGGCCGTCGACAGCGCGCGGGCGCGCTGGCCCGAGCTGACGGTGATCGAACCCTAA